From a single Okeanomitos corallinicola TIOX110 genomic region:
- a CDS encoding YajQ family cyclic di-GMP-binding protein, whose protein sequence is MASNFSFDIVSDFDRQELVNAIDQVVRDTKSRYDLKDTQTTVELGETAITINTDSDMTLQAIHGILREKAAKRNLSQKIFDFGKVESASGNRLRQEITLKKGISQDIAKEISKLIRDEFKKVQASIQGDAVRVTAKAKDDLQAVIQKVKEGDFPVALQFTNYR, encoded by the coding sequence ATGGCTTCTAATTTTTCTTTTGATATTGTTAGCGACTTTGATCGTCAAGAATTAGTTAACGCAATTGATCAAGTGGTGCGCGACACCAAAAGCCGTTACGATCTCAAAGATACACAAACAACCGTCGAGTTAGGCGAAACAGCTATCACTATCAATACTGACAGTGATATGACTTTACAGGCTATACATGGCATACTGCGGGAAAAAGCAGCTAAACGCAACCTATCACAAAAAATCTTTGATTTTGGTAAAGTTGAATCTGCCAGCGGTAACAGGCTTCGTCAGGAAATCACACTCAAAAAAGGCATCAGTCAAGATATTGCCAAAGAAATTTCTAAATTGATTCGTGACGAATTTAAAAAGGTACAAGCTTCAATTCAAGGTGATGCTGTACGGGTAACCGCCAAAGCTAAAGATGATTTACAAGCAGTGATCCAGAAAGTTAAAGAAGGAGACTTTCCTGTAGCTCTACAATTCACGAATTATCGTTAA
- a CDS encoding transposase, translating into MEVVYEKEETDYGLDPNSIAAIDLGIDNLATLTSNQPGFIPVLVSGRIIKSINRYYNQRKAQLQSLLPNHQKTSKRLQSLTKKRNFRVDDYLHKTSRLIINHLVKCGIGTLVIGQNSLWKQNGNLGSRNNQNFVCIPHTRFVHQLSYKAKLVGINVLVSEESYTSVASFLDQDVIPTYGKVDSKEVKFSGRRIKTKLYRAGNGLLIHADVNGSLNILRKVVPTAFSLGIEEPLRWAGFPTCSKWRGVVVRPVGVIPDK; encoded by the coding sequence GTGGAAGTTGTCTATGAAAAAGAGGAAACAGATTATGGTTTAGACCCTAATTCCATAGCAGCGATTGATTTAGGAATAGATAATCTAGCAACCTTAACATCAAACCAGCCGGGATTTATACCAGTTCTGGTTTCCGGGCGGATTATCAAATCAATTAATCGTTATTACAATCAAAGAAAAGCTCAATTACAATCTTTACTACCAAATCATCAAAAAACATCTAAACGACTACAAAGTTTAACTAAAAAACGGAATTTTCGAGTAGATGATTATCTGCATAAAACCAGTCGCTTAATTATTAACCATTTAGTCAAGTGTGGGATTGGCACTTTAGTAATAGGTCAAAATTCCTTGTGGAAACAGAATGGGAATTTGGGCAGTAGAAATAATCAAAACTTTGTTTGTATTCCCCATACTCGATTTGTACATCAGTTGAGTTATAAAGCGAAATTAGTGGGGATAAATGTATTGGTCTCTGAGGAGTCCTACACTTCTGTAGCTTCTTTTTTAGACCAAGATGTAATTCCTACTTATGGCAAAGTTGACTCGAAAGAAGTTAAATTTAGTGGTCGCAGAATCAAAACTAAACTTTATAGAGCAGGTAATGGTTTATTGATTCATGCTGATGTCAATGGTAGTTTGAATATTTTACGTAAAGTAGTCCCGACAGCATTTAGTCTAGGGATAGAGGAGCCACTGCGTTGGGCGGGTTTCCCGACTTGTAGCAAGTGGCGTGGCGTTGTAGTTCGCCCTGTCGGGGTTATTCCCGACAAATGA
- a CDS encoding MAPEG family protein produces the protein MSLLPLPVPDIFLYSIAAAAILIYAPFLLVAYARVQIGYEMLSAPRAMFDKLPAYAQRATWAHQNSFEAFMIFSAAALMAYVTGVNSQSAVTAAIAFVLARLLYSVFYIANIPILRSLMFGLGSFSSATLFYLSIVISIK, from the coding sequence ATGTCCCTATTACCACTTCCCGTTCCTGATATTTTCTTGTATTCTATTGCTGCTGCTGCCATTCTTATTTATGCACCGTTTTTATTGGTAGCTTATGCTCGCGTGCAGATTGGGTATGAGATGTTGTCTGCACCACGTGCGATGTTTGATAAATTACCAGCTTACGCTCAAAGAGCTACCTGGGCGCATCAAAACTCTTTTGAGGCGTTTATGATTTTTTCTGCCGCAGCTTTAATGGCTTATGTTACTGGTGTAAATTCTCAGTCTGCGGTGACTGCGGCGATCGCCTTTGTTTTGGCTAGACTGTTGTACTCTGTTTTTTACATCGCCAATATCCCTATCTTACGATCTCTCATGTTTGGTCTTGGCTCTTTTAGTTCTGCTACTCTCTTTTACTTGAGTATTGTTATCTCAATCAAGTAA
- a CDS encoding DNA recombination-mediator protein A, whose translation MSQSTDLINLDNLDTLAQELATIQQTGSKRIALLGSRHVPITHQNLIEMMTYALVLSGNRIITSGATGTNSAAIRGATKADPNLLTVILPQSLERQPLESRQQLEQVMHLVENPTNDNLSLAEASYLCNKEIVSRCQQLICFAFHDSHTLLQTCRDAEEQRKVVTLFYFD comes from the coding sequence TTGAGCCAGTCAACAGACCTCATCAACCTTGATAACCTTGATACATTAGCGCAAGAGTTGGCGACAATCCAACAAACAGGTTCTAAAAGAATCGCCCTGCTGGGTTCTCGCCATGTGCCAATTACACATCAAAATCTCATTGAAATGATGACCTATGCCCTAGTTTTATCGGGCAATCGAATCATCACTTCTGGTGCTACAGGTACTAATTCCGCTGCCATCCGGGGAGCAACAAAGGCTGATCCAAATTTATTGACGGTAATTTTACCCCAAAGCCTAGAGCGTCAGCCCTTGGAATCACGCCAACAACTAGAGCAGGTTATGCACTTAGTTGAAAATCCTACCAATGATAATCTATCTTTGGCGGAGGCTAGTTATTTGTGCAACAAGGAGATTGTCTCCCGTTGTCAACAACTCATCTGCTTTGCTTTTCACGACAGTCATACTTTACTACAAACTTGTAGAGATGCAGAAGAGCAAAGAAAAGTGGTGACACTGTTCTACTTTGACTAA
- a CDS encoding phosphotransacetylase family protein gives MPTSVKYLLIGSVETYSGKSATVLGLSHQLKQQGIDIAYGKPLDVCLHTSYGTVADGDVQFITESLKLTENRVAPTLLALDEIKVQKRLRGEDKTNYQQSLVQQYLQIPRGDLMLLEGGGDLDAGNLFGLSLAQMAEVLDGGVLLVHRYNSLLSVEALLSAKQRIGDRLLGVVINEIPLEQLETANHLLRQFLEEQGIPVLAMLPKSDLLRSVSVRELVKQLKAEVLCRSDRLDLLVERLAIGAMNVNSAVKYFRKRRNKAVVTGGDRVEIQQAALETSTQCLILTGQLPPPSFILSRAEELEIPILSVDLDTLTTVEIVDRTFGQVRIHEPLKVDCMSQLMSEYFDINRLLSQLGLNPAASLS, from the coding sequence GTGCCAACATCTGTTAAATATTTGCTGATTGGTTCAGTAGAGACTTACAGTGGTAAATCCGCAACGGTTTTAGGTTTGTCACATCAGCTGAAGCAACAAGGAATAGACATCGCCTACGGCAAACCATTAGATGTTTGTCTGCATACTTCCTATGGAACAGTAGCTGACGGAGATGTCCAGTTCATTACCGAAAGTCTGAAACTAACGGAAAACCGTGTTGCTCCGACTTTGTTAGCTTTAGATGAAATTAAAGTTCAAAAAAGATTACGCGGTGAAGACAAAACCAATTACCAGCAGTCATTAGTACAGCAGTATTTACAAATACCACGAGGGGATTTAATGCTGTTAGAAGGCGGAGGAGACCTAGATGCAGGTAATCTGTTTGGTTTGTCCTTAGCGCAAATGGCAGAAGTTTTAGATGGAGGTGTGCTATTAGTACATCGGTATAATTCACTGCTGTCAGTAGAAGCTTTATTATCTGCCAAACAACGAATAGGCGATCGCTTACTTGGTGTGGTAATTAATGAAATTCCCCTGGAACAATTAGAAACCGCCAATCATCTTCTCCGGCAATTCTTGGAAGAACAGGGAATTCCTGTATTAGCCATGCTACCTAAAAGTGATTTACTCCGTAGCGTTAGTGTCAGAGAATTAGTCAAACAGTTAAAAGCAGAAGTTCTCTGTCGCAGCGATCGCCTGGATTTATTAGTAGAAAGACTCGCCATTGGGGCCATGAACGTCAATTCAGCAGTGAAATACTTCCGTAAACGTCGTAACAAAGCAGTCGTTACCGGGGGCGATCGCGTGGAAATTCAGCAAGCGGCTTTAGAAACCTCTACCCAATGTCTAATTCTGACCGGACAATTACCACCCCCTAGTTTTATTCTTAGCCGGGCCGAGGAATTAGAAATACCGATTTTGTCAGTTGATTTAGATACCTTGACCACAGTAGAAATTGTTGACCGTACTTTCGGCCAAGTTCGTATTCATGAACCTCTCAAGGTAGATTGCATGAGTCAGTTAATGTCTGAATACTTTGACATTAACCGTTTGTTATCTCAACTAGGATTAAACCCAGCCGCCAGCTTATCTTAA
- the ebsA gene encoding type IV pilus biogenesis protein EbsA, which yields MSTIDQIQPVTQQQATVYLPYIQQAKRNFLPYAISLYQKGYIEGHRKIEGGENIPFIATWNVATLPSDLTRCRIQFDGNAELSYEVMMASFEFINFLIELMEQYKRNKVTDFSSTFYRKLLRIED from the coding sequence ATGTCTACTATTGACCAAATTCAACCAGTAACTCAGCAACAAGCAACTGTCTACTTGCCTTATATCCAGCAAGCTAAAAGGAATTTCTTGCCCTATGCCATTAGTCTTTATCAAAAAGGTTACATAGAAGGACATCGCAAAATAGAAGGCGGTGAAAATATTCCCTTCATTGCTACCTGGAATGTTGCTACCCTACCCTCAGACTTGACACGCTGCCGGATTCAGTTTGATGGCAATGCGGAATTAAGTTATGAAGTGATGATGGCCAGCTTTGAATTTATTAATTTCTTAATTGAATTGATGGAACAGTATAAACGTAATAAAGTTACTGATTTTTCTTCTACTTTCTATCGCAAACTCCTACGTATAGAAGATTAA